In one Pseudomonas fitomaticsae genomic region, the following are encoded:
- a CDS encoding DUF2857 domain-containing protein — translation MNLSFNVLNQAMLTQVLHEVRLGNLQRCKALGLGEEDIYLLQSLPPTTLSRLAHATVPWVEVKIDSPVLHRLIEQAERDEQNERLINRALKLGASSTIMYQCFGLAHSETALRRRLLKIETRKGRPQNLSEAQEHALWQRWCQLRAEDGAEDQLDAMMMLAEEQQISLTIVWQQIDQYSNGT, via the coding sequence ATGAACCTGTCCTTCAACGTGCTCAACCAGGCCATGTTGACCCAGGTCCTTCACGAGGTGCGCCTGGGCAACCTGCAACGCTGCAAGGCACTCGGACTGGGCGAAGAGGACATCTACCTGCTGCAATCTTTGCCGCCTACCACGCTGTCACGCCTGGCCCATGCCACCGTCCCCTGGGTTGAGGTCAAAATTGATTCGCCAGTGCTACATCGTTTGATCGAGCAGGCCGAACGCGACGAGCAGAATGAGCGCTTGATCAACCGAGCGCTCAAGCTAGGTGCCAGCAGTACCATCATGTATCAGTGCTTCGGCTTGGCACATTCAGAAACCGCCCTACGGCGACGTCTGCTCAAGATAGAAACCCGTAAGGGTCGCCCCCAGAACTTGAGTGAAGCGCAGGAACACGCGCTCTGGCAGCGTTGGTGCCAGCTACGCGCTGAGGACGGTGCTGAGGACCAGCTCGACGCCATGATGATGTTGGCGGAGGAGCAACAGATCAGCTTGACCATTGTTTGGCAGCAGATCGACCAATACAGCAACGGAACATGA
- a CDS encoding AlpA family phage regulatory protein: MSNQSLPIAEEAQSQVERHIMRRDEVERKTGFKRAHIYSLMKEGQFPKAKRIGMRAIGWDSLEVERWITERLAQQA, encoded by the coding sequence ATGTCCAACCAATCCTTACCTATCGCAGAAGAAGCTCAATCACAGGTCGAACGTCACATCATGCGCCGTGACGAGGTTGAGCGAAAAACCGGCTTCAAACGTGCACACATCTACAGCCTCATGAAGGAAGGACAATTTCCTAAAGCGAAACGTATCGGCATGCGCGCCATTGGCTGGGACTCTCTGGAAGTCGAGCGCTGGATCACCGAGCGCTTGGCGCAGCAGGCCTGA
- a CDS encoding DUF3158 family protein, whose protein sequence is MKPIISTQPIPLETLTPDAYRQLEHAASLKGLLKPFKGKGELEYLAQVARATEAQLRRLMDAVAQQAGQPPYSLLDIRLMLQNTSAGSTFLRWRTRDFARMGVVVWEHQVSNKALPQAVREGLHRFECERIALNLQMSVVHSLYRQASTCAIKMASAEQLLRQFTPAAEISR, encoded by the coding sequence ATGAAGCCCATTATCTCGACTCAGCCAATCCCCCTCGAAACACTCACACCGGATGCCTATCGACAGCTCGAACACGCTGCCTCCCTAAAAGGCCTTTTAAAACCTTTTAAGGGTAAGGGGGAGCTGGAATACCTGGCGCAGGTGGCGAGGGCAACCGAGGCGCAGTTACGTCGTCTGATGGACGCTGTGGCGCAGCAGGCCGGACAACCGCCTTACTCGTTGCTGGACATTCGATTGATGCTGCAGAACACCAGTGCGGGCAGCACCTTTTTGCGATGGCGCACCCGTGACTTCGCCCGTATGGGGGTGGTGGTCTGGGAACACCAGGTCTCCAACAAGGCCTTGCCGCAAGCCGTACGCGAGGGATTACACCGTTTTGAATGCGAGCGTATTGCACTGAATTTGCAAATGAGCGTGGTGCATTCGCTCTATCGTCAGGCCTCAACCTGCGCGATCAAAATGGCCAGCGCCGAACAGCTGCTGCGCCAGTTCACACCAGCAGCGGAGATATCACGATGA
- a CDS encoding single-stranded DNA-binding protein has protein sequence MSTFFVGEGNIGSAPEFQEFPSGNDEPRRLLRLNVYFDNPVPRDGNYEDRGGYWAPVELWHREAEHWSTLYQKGMRVLVEGRTVRDEWEDSEDNARVTFKIEARRVGILPHRVQNVVMRERSSESASSAAPVGQATDQASSPASKSKKRRG, from the coding sequence ATGAGTACCTTTTTCGTCGGCGAAGGCAACATTGGCAGTGCGCCAGAGTTCCAGGAGTTCCCATCAGGCAATGACGAGCCACGGCGTTTGCTGCGGCTGAATGTGTACTTCGACAACCCCGTGCCACGCGATGGCAACTATGAGGATCGAGGCGGCTATTGGGCGCCGGTCGAGCTCTGGCACCGCGAGGCTGAACACTGGAGCACGCTGTACCAGAAAGGCATGCGTGTGTTGGTCGAAGGCCGCACCGTGCGCGATGAGTGGGAGGACAGTGAAGATAATGCGCGGGTCACCTTCAAGATCGAGGCGCGTCGTGTCGGCATCCTGCCTCATCGCGTGCAGAACGTGGTCATGCGGGAGCGCTCAAGTGAATCAGCCTCGTCTGCGGCTCCCGTTGGGCAGGCTACAGACCAGGCCAGCTCGCCTGCGTCGAAGTCCAAAAAGCGCAGAGGGTAG
- a CDS encoding STY4534 family ICE replication protein, with translation MAHANQSQEATTYFNLHTVGIGYLNRVREVQVRRGQPFMACDIAALHGATDAVEYTRFDCKVAGGEAERLIRLYMDAVKAEKKVLLSFRISDLWIDPFLYEKGDKQGQPGASLKGRLLYIDWIKVNGTFEYKAPARQEATAPAEQAPNSEPSPTSADAEAEDTDNPTESRIEPEYPPTPRTARRVATRTVQSA, from the coding sequence ATGGCCCACGCCAACCAATCCCAAGAAGCGACCACTTACTTCAATCTGCACACCGTCGGTATCGGCTACCTCAACCGCGTTCGTGAAGTACAAGTCCGCCGCGGCCAGCCATTCATGGCCTGCGATATCGCGGCTCTGCACGGTGCCACCGATGCAGTGGAGTACACCCGCTTCGACTGCAAAGTCGCTGGGGGCGAAGCTGAACGCTTGATTCGTCTCTATATGGACGCCGTCAAAGCCGAGAAAAAGGTCTTGCTGTCGTTCCGTATCAGCGACCTGTGGATCGACCCATTTCTCTATGAGAAGGGCGATAAACAAGGCCAGCCGGGTGCCAGCCTGAAAGGTCGTCTGCTGTACATCGACTGGATCAAGGTCAACGGCACGTTCGAATACAAAGCGCCTGCCAGGCAGGAGGCAACAGCACCTGCTGAGCAAGCGCCAAACAGTGAGCCATCCCCAACGTCGGCTGATGCCGAAGCTGAGGATACCGACAACCCAACAGAATCCAGGATTGAACCTGAATATCCACCCACTCCCCGCACGGCCCGCCGTGTCGCCACACGTACTGTTCAGTCCGCCTGA
- a CDS encoding helix-turn-helix domain-containing protein, with product MAHKHSTQAQIGRMIAKHRTQRNLTQEEVAERLGIGSEAISRLERGVVELSVVKLMQLADIFECRMDELLTESSSRPNDQGQMIAGLLSGLKESDRVFILATVEQLAAHLANK from the coding sequence TTGGCACATAAACATTCGACCCAAGCCCAAATCGGGCGCATGATCGCGAAGCACCGAACCCAGCGTAATCTGACCCAGGAAGAGGTGGCTGAACGCCTGGGGATTGGCAGTGAAGCCATCTCGCGCCTGGAGCGGGGTGTGGTGGAGCTCTCCGTGGTCAAGCTGATGCAGTTAGCCGATATTTTCGAGTGCAGGATGGATGAGCTGCTCACGGAGTCGAGCAGTCGTCCCAACGACCAAGGCCAGATGATTGCGGGTCTGCTGAGCGGTCTGAAAGAGAGTGACCGTGTCTTTATCCTGGCCACCGTCGAGCAATTGGCTGCTCATCTCGCCAATAAATAA
- a CDS encoding DNA topoisomerase III, which yields MRLFLCEKPSQGRDIAKVLGATRRGDGCLIGTETTVTWCIGHLLETAPPEAYGDQYKTWSLDHLPIIPVQWRVEVKPKTAAQFKVIKRLLNEASTVVIATDADREGEMIARELLELCNYRGPIQRLWLSALNEASIRKAMSSLKSGLETFPLYHSALARSRADWLIGMNLSRLFTLLGRRAGYDGVLSVGRVQTPTLRLVVDRDRAIASFVSVPYWGVDVHLSSMGQPFIASWLPPSSGTDEAGRCLLQALASRTVQAISSNESATVLSLQTEHFREAPPLPFDLSTLQEVCSRKLGLGAQETLNIAQALYETHKATSYPRSDCRYLPESMFNEVPTVFDALLKTDSALRPALGSLDLSLHSRVWNDAKVTAHHGIIPTTEPANLARMSEQERQVYELIRSHYLVQFLPHHEFDRTQVELKCGEERLTAVGKQIQVQGWKDLLHDAAEEDEFGQKSQVLPVLQQGAQCAVNDVELKSMHTAAPKPLTEGDLIKAMKNVAKLVNEPRLKQKLRDTTGIGTEATRAGIIKGLIDRGYLLKKKRALMASAAAHTLIEAVPVAVADPGMTAIWEQALDEIEAGRLSLDAFVAKQANWIAQLIARYRSLTLAMPIEAGPACPICNASMLRRKGKSGPFWSCSHYPDCKGTVPIRKETRRP from the coding sequence ATGCGTCTCTTTCTCTGCGAGAAACCCTCCCAGGGCCGTGACATAGCCAAGGTCCTCGGGGCCACACGGCGTGGCGATGGCTGCCTGATCGGCACCGAGACAACCGTCACCTGGTGTATCGGCCACCTGCTGGAGACGGCCCCACCTGAGGCCTATGGCGATCAGTACAAAACCTGGTCGTTGGATCATCTACCGATCATTCCCGTGCAGTGGAGGGTTGAGGTCAAACCCAAGACCGCAGCACAGTTCAAGGTCATCAAACGCCTGCTCAACGAAGCTAGCACCGTCGTCATCGCCACCGATGCCGATCGCGAAGGTGAGATGATTGCCCGCGAGTTACTGGAGCTCTGCAACTATCGAGGTCCCATTCAGCGGCTCTGGTTATCCGCACTCAACGAGGCCTCAATTCGCAAAGCAATGTCCTCGCTGAAGTCTGGTCTGGAGACCTTCCCGCTCTACCACTCGGCCCTCGCCCGCAGCCGCGCTGACTGGCTGATCGGCATGAACCTGAGTCGTTTGTTCACCCTCCTCGGACGGCGGGCAGGTTACGATGGTGTATTGTCGGTTGGACGCGTCCAGACACCCACGTTACGTCTAGTGGTAGATCGGGATCGAGCAATTGCCAGCTTCGTCTCGGTGCCCTACTGGGGCGTGGACGTGCACCTGTCCTCAATGGGGCAACCATTCATCGCGTCGTGGTTACCACCCAGTTCAGGGACTGACGAAGCCGGCCGTTGCCTGCTGCAGGCGCTAGCCAGTCGGACCGTCCAAGCGATCTCTAGCAACGAGAGCGCCACAGTACTTTCGCTGCAGACTGAGCATTTCCGCGAAGCGCCGCCCCTGCCCTTCGACCTGAGCACGCTGCAAGAAGTCTGCTCACGTAAGCTGGGACTCGGCGCTCAGGAAACCCTGAACATCGCCCAAGCCCTATATGAAACGCACAAAGCCACCAGCTATCCGCGCAGCGATTGCCGCTATTTGCCAGAGAGTATGTTTAACGAGGTCCCCACGGTATTCGATGCCCTGCTCAAAACGGATTCCGCGCTACGACCTGCGCTCGGAAGCCTCGATCTATCATTGCACTCCCGTGTTTGGAACGATGCCAAGGTCACCGCGCACCACGGCATCATCCCTACCACAGAGCCGGCGAACCTCGCGCGGATGTCCGAACAAGAACGCCAAGTCTACGAACTGATTCGCAGCCACTACCTGGTGCAGTTTCTTCCACATCATGAGTTTGATCGGACCCAGGTCGAACTGAAATGCGGCGAAGAACGATTGACCGCCGTTGGCAAGCAGATCCAGGTCCAGGGCTGGAAAGACCTACTCCACGACGCCGCTGAGGAGGATGAGTTCGGTCAAAAATCGCAGGTATTACCGGTATTGCAACAGGGCGCACAGTGCGCCGTAAACGACGTCGAACTCAAGTCTATGCACACTGCCGCCCCCAAACCGCTCACCGAGGGCGATCTGATCAAAGCTATGAAAAATGTGGCAAAGCTGGTCAATGAGCCACGCCTGAAACAGAAACTTCGGGACACCACCGGTATCGGTACCGAAGCCACACGAGCCGGTATCATCAAGGGGCTGATTGATCGCGGTTATTTGCTAAAGAAAAAACGTGCCTTAATGGCCTCAGCGGCGGCCCATACCCTGATCGAGGCGGTACCCGTTGCAGTCGCGGATCCGGGTATGACCGCGATCTGGGAGCAGGCTCTGGACGAAATCGAAGCGGGACGTCTGAGCCTGGATGCGTTCGTCGCCAAGCAGGCGAATTGGATTGCGCAGTTGATCGCACGCTATCGCTCACTTACTTTAGCTATGCCTATCGAAGCTGGTCCGGCCTGCCCCATTTGCAACGCCTCAATGCTCAGGCGAAAGGGGAAATCAGGGCCCTTCTGGTCATGCTCCCACTACCCGGACTGCAAGGGTACTGTGCCCATTAGAAAAGAAACGCGTCGACCGTGA
- a CDS encoding ParB family protein, which translates to MKKLSQEEITDKLHQDHFPRGPELERLSDPVIDTPMLVTLEQLRPYEHNPRFIRNPLYDDIKASIRERGLDQPPPITRRPGENYFIIRNGGNTRLAILGELWQETRDERFFRIHCLFRPWSNEITTLLGHLAESDLHGQLTFIERALAVAKLKTMLEPDGATLSQRELARRLAAGGYPISQSHISRMLDTLEYLLPAIPQTLYAGLGKPKIERLIALRSQAEQTWNRYSTDAIAFPEFWLDTLGQFDAAPDSLDLEQVQDELLERMSRLLGQSYRMLALELSDTQRLIRTPVTPSENSHPPNTAETTTGPLSPKSTETRTQNETTQEEQLMLPETNVAPAVNSTSRVQQIREQIDRDTAPEPAPTVEICTIDDIWFIAPTLDTPEQLRFSIAGLAREMAAYAGHPESIIDQKCGLGFALNMEQLNLSAPRATGVHLMLLALLRAQDEVNWEDRKQLPSALFGQLLLGVYQLPLTDRPAVDVGLERLPDALLIKLYRLIRLARRLVDLTLTPEDDSPRELP; encoded by the coding sequence ATGAAGAAGCTCAGTCAGGAGGAGATCACTGACAAACTGCACCAGGACCATTTTCCTCGGGGTCCAGAACTGGAGCGACTATCCGATCCAGTCATCGACACCCCCATGCTGGTCACGCTGGAGCAGTTGCGGCCCTACGAGCACAACCCACGCTTCATCCGCAATCCACTTTATGACGATATAAAAGCCTCGATCCGTGAGCGCGGGCTGGATCAACCACCGCCGATTACCCGCCGCCCGGGTGAAAACTATTTCATCATCCGCAACGGCGGTAATACGCGATTGGCGATTCTCGGCGAGCTGTGGCAGGAAACCCGCGACGAGCGCTTCTTTCGCATTCATTGCCTGTTCCGGCCCTGGAGCAATGAAATCACCACCCTGCTCGGCCATCTGGCCGAAAGCGATCTGCACGGCCAACTCACCTTCATCGAACGTGCTCTGGCGGTAGCCAAACTCAAGACCATGCTCGAACCAGATGGAGCAACACTCTCGCAACGCGAGCTGGCACGACGTCTTGCCGCTGGGGGCTACCCCATTTCACAGTCGCACATCAGCCGGATGCTTGACACCCTCGAATACCTACTGCCCGCAATCCCACAAACCTTGTATGCCGGGTTGGGCAAACCCAAAATTGAACGCCTGATCGCTCTGCGTAGCCAGGCTGAACAAACTTGGAATCGTTATTCGACCGACGCCATCGCGTTCCCCGAGTTTTGGCTCGACACCTTAGGGCAATTTGATGCCGCCCCCGATTCCCTCGATCTTGAGCAAGTCCAGGATGAATTGCTTGAACGCATGAGCCGCTTACTCGGACAGTCTTACCGCATGTTGGCTCTGGAGCTGAGCGATACACAACGGCTCATCCGGACGCCTGTCACGCCCTCAGAGAACAGCCACCCGCCAAACACCGCTGAAACCACAACTGGCCCTCTCTCCCCCAAATCAACTGAGACCAGAACCCAGAACGAAACAACGCAAGAGGAGCAGCTCATGCTGCCCGAAACAAATGTCGCACCTGCAGTCAACTCTACGTCACGAGTCCAACAGATTCGCGAACAGATTGATCGCGACACTGCTCCCGAACCAGCACCAACCGTCGAAATCTGCACCATCGACGATATCTGGTTCATCGCCCCCACACTGGATACCCCCGAGCAGCTACGATTCTCCATTGCTGGACTGGCTCGGGAAATGGCGGCCTATGCCGGACATCCCGAGAGCATCATCGATCAGAAGTGTGGTTTGGGCTTCGCCCTCAACATGGAGCAGCTGAATCTTTCGGCGCCTCGTGCAACCGGCGTTCACCTGATGCTCCTGGCCCTACTGCGCGCTCAAGACGAAGTGAACTGGGAAGATCGCAAGCAATTGCCCTCAGCCCTGTTCGGCCAACTGCTATTGGGGGTCTATCAACTCCCGCTGACAGATCGTCCCGCCGTGGACGTAGGATTGGAGCGATTGCCCGACGCTCTACTGATAAAACTGTATCGCCTCATTCGCTTAGCCCGGCGCCTGGTCGACTTAACGCTTACCCCTGAAGACGACTCACCAAGGGAGTTGCCATGA
- a CDS encoding STY4528 family pathogenicity island replication protein: MKTAPYSRWQRVLQQCTQQLSERWPTRPSTEPPSNQALQAGFLFSGQSHEVVPRRLLLDCRLTPLERNAWQVFRLMLQGQGVVTPRYEDLQPYLSSVPYGVSASRETIARVLTMLRLTRWLSLVSRGRDQLSGRLQGSLYVLHDEPLTPAEAMELDQEYLELVGHALDHATKAVRIVAQHIVEEIRQDTDIDQGRLPTRFEHWGEHWTPQEWDQITDEALHDSEMGGDHSVRNHAGSRSDTEPGLNAHVSGSVRNPNAACTVLKESICTVPRATPAVDNLYWPDPLHLSPSERQAVTVTLNKLKPADRQAVLNEAGARCAAGSVRKPAAYLMGLIQRALKGDFHPWAGQAESLPIAEPPPTPPRQPRKKGEPASALAQACLDELRQLRSKRPGRQ; the protein is encoded by the coding sequence ATGAAAACCGCCCCCTACAGTCGCTGGCAGCGAGTTCTGCAGCAATGCACCCAGCAGTTGAGTGAACGCTGGCCTACCCGTCCGAGCACTGAACCACCCTCCAACCAGGCTCTACAGGCTGGCTTTCTGTTCAGCGGCCAATCACACGAAGTGGTGCCGCGTCGCCTGCTCCTGGATTGTCGGCTGACTCCTCTGGAACGCAATGCATGGCAAGTATTTCGACTTATGCTGCAAGGCCAGGGAGTAGTCACACCACGTTATGAAGATCTGCAACCTTACCTGTCCAGCGTACCCTATGGTGTATCAGCCTCTCGTGAAACCATCGCTCGCGTCTTGACGATGCTCAGGCTGACCCGCTGGCTCAGCTTGGTGAGCCGTGGCCGCGATCAACTCAGCGGGCGCCTACAAGGCTCTCTGTATGTCCTGCACGATGAACCGTTAACACCCGCCGAAGCCATGGAGCTGGATCAAGAATACCTAGAGCTAGTCGGACATGCCCTCGATCATGCAACCAAGGCTGTGCGTATTGTCGCGCAGCACATTGTGGAAGAAATCCGCCAAGACACGGATATCGATCAGGGTCGACTCCCTACCCGATTTGAGCACTGGGGCGAACACTGGACACCGCAAGAATGGGATCAGATAACCGATGAAGCGTTACACGATTCCGAAATGGGTGGCGACCACAGCGTTCGGAATCATGCGGGATCTCGTTCGGATACCGAACCGGGTCTGAACGCCCATGTTTCCGGCAGCGTTCGGAATCCGAATGCCGCCTGTACTGTATTAAAAGAAAGTATTTGTACGGTACCGCGCGCGACCCCAGCGGTGGATAACCTGTACTGGCCTGATCCGCTGCACCTGAGTCCGAGCGAGCGGCAGGCCGTCACCGTGACGCTGAACAAGCTAAAACCAGCAGATCGGCAGGCGGTGCTCAACGAAGCGGGCGCGCGATGTGCGGCAGGAAGCGTCCGCAAACCCGCGGCATATCTGATGGGACTGATCCAGCGGGCGCTCAAAGGCGATTTTCACCCTTGGGCAGGTCAAGCTGAATCGTTACCCATTGCAGAACCGCCACCCACTCCCCCGCGCCAACCTCGGAAAAAGGGCGAACCCGCCTCTGCCCTCGCCCAGGCGTGCCTGGATGAACTGCGCCAGCTGCGTAGCAAACGCCCTGGACGTCAGTAG
- a CDS encoding PFL_4669 family integrating conjugative element protein, whose amino-acid sequence MADHYQLNLGSLRSSITLTLHTHHAARIWQGRTAREGVHSIMGMAGYISVTNLIKQAAAQDDPYADWAIVQLEEKLMQAKAGMLELTQQLDRIRQELPTQIDMSDNLNIHPVTLPLYIGSQLGFLAVYLLTDYDTLVRHTLLAHHTALIGRRDMEAWIDDGAHLLRSLFGQAQRYRHAGVTRDDMAANNARALAAIERMGLPPTDILEGHRRSQFAPPIVRRDAVAVDDADVLAENAIEPCATVDEPEDEA is encoded by the coding sequence ATGGCCGATCACTATCAGCTCAACCTTGGCTCACTGCGCAGCAGCATCACCCTGACACTGCATACCCACCACGCCGCCCGAATCTGGCAAGGTCGAACCGCACGCGAAGGCGTCCACTCGATCATGGGGATGGCGGGCTACATCAGCGTCACTAACCTGATCAAACAGGCCGCAGCGCAGGACGATCCTTATGCCGACTGGGCGATCGTGCAGCTCGAAGAAAAATTGATGCAGGCCAAGGCTGGGATGCTGGAACTGACCCAGCAGTTGGACCGGATCAGACAAGAGCTGCCGACGCAGATCGACATGAGCGATAACCTCAACATCCACCCCGTCACCTTGCCCTTGTACATCGGCAGCCAACTGGGGTTTCTCGCCGTCTACCTGCTGACTGACTACGACACGCTGGTGCGGCATACCCTGTTGGCCCATCACACCGCCTTGATCGGTCGCCGGGACATGGAAGCCTGGATCGACGACGGTGCCCATTTGCTGCGTAGCCTGTTCGGCCAGGCCCAGCGCTATCGGCATGCTGGCGTCACCCGTGATGACATGGCGGCGAACAACGCTCGTGCTCTGGCGGCAATCGAGAGAATGGGTTTGCCCCCTACGGACATCCTTGAGGGGCATCGCCGCTCCCAGTTCGCGCCACCTATCGTTCGTCGAGATGCTGTGGCGGTGGATGACGCTGACGTGTTGGCGGAGAACGCGATAGAGCCATGTGCGACAGTAGATGAGCCTGAGGACGAAGCATGA
- a CDS encoding ParA family protein translates to MRVVSIISTKGGVGKTTVAANLGGLLADAGLRVLLLDLDGQPTLSSYYALSHQADNGVFEFIALNLRTPEQFVSRTIITGLDLIISNDDQGRLNTLLLHAPDGRLRLRNLLDAFRPIYDLMLIDTQGARSVQLEMAILASDLTLSPITPEMLAARELHRGTLKLLSELQPFHHLGITPPPLRLLLNQVNTIRVDARMISRSLRAAFTGATNISVLETVVPERVAYLNAASLGLPVHLIEQRRACAQHSPSALQTMQALAIELFPEWRAAISTLSKRTEV, encoded by the coding sequence ATGCGTGTTGTATCGATCATTTCCACCAAGGGTGGCGTGGGTAAGACCACGGTGGCTGCAAATCTAGGCGGTCTTCTAGCGGATGCTGGTTTGCGCGTCCTGCTGCTCGATCTAGATGGCCAACCTACCCTCTCGAGCTATTACGCCTTGAGCCACCAAGCTGATAACGGGGTATTTGAGTTCATCGCACTCAACTTGAGAACGCCCGAACAGTTTGTTTCCAGAACAATAATCACAGGCCTTGATCTGATCATTTCCAACGATGACCAAGGCCGACTGAATACCTTATTGCTACATGCCCCTGATGGGCGGCTGCGACTTCGTAATCTCCTCGATGCCTTTCGCCCTATTTACGACCTGATGTTGATCGATACTCAGGGCGCACGTAGCGTACAGCTGGAGATGGCCATCCTGGCCTCCGATTTAACACTGTCGCCCATCACACCGGAAATGCTCGCTGCCCGCGAACTGCACCGCGGCACATTGAAGCTGCTCAGCGAACTCCAACCATTCCACCACTTGGGCATTACCCCGCCACCATTGCGACTGCTGCTGAATCAGGTGAACACCATTCGGGTAGACGCGCGAATGATCAGCCGTAGCCTGCGCGCAGCCTTCACTGGAGCGACCAATATTTCGGTCCTAGAAACCGTAGTTCCAGAACGAGTGGCCTATCTCAATGCAGCCTCCCTCGGCCTGCCCGTTCATTTAATCGAGCAGCGCCGGGCATGCGCACAACATTCGCCATCAGCGCTGCAAACCATGCAAGCGCTGGCCATTGAACTGTTTCCAGAATGGCGCGCGGCGATCTCTACGTTGAGCAAACGCACAGAGGTCTAA
- a CDS encoding AraC family transcriptional regulator has product MAQSTSTFFNGRNNADSELFRDGDNVIWSLSNPARYQPACAIDYLLRSVHLSGALPGYADLSSPFGVDISYGADTFVIYEAYHGSCEVSFEAGRTPLAFSQGDVLIVPRRMRHQFTNPSNTPCIDVLDLLREQVEPHVTDAEGRPSLMRLLKQRISHGGGGELFRLRMIVMFIDKQLPALLINCLPGPVLLSKFANQHRAFFNAIFDELDMQRSDHLIAQPITIRLTEALLTIVLKEVTSQKQSGSIYKGLVDPAIARVTAAILKNPKQKWKLEELQEIAHLSKSALNTRFSAFMGMTPRQFVTHIRLSRASELLTNTSLSIAKIAKCSNYGSEAAFNRAFSKWCGMTPGAVRINS; this is encoded by the coding sequence ATGGCTCAATCGACATCGACTTTTTTCAATGGAAGAAATAACGCCGATAGCGAATTATTCAGAGATGGCGATAATGTAATCTGGTCACTTTCTAACCCAGCCCGATACCAACCAGCTTGCGCAATAGATTATCTCCTTCGCTCGGTACATCTCTCCGGGGCTTTGCCTGGCTATGCCGATTTATCATCTCCATTCGGTGTTGATATCTCTTATGGCGCTGATACGTTCGTCATCTACGAGGCTTACCACGGTAGCTGTGAAGTTTCTTTCGAAGCAGGCAGAACCCCATTGGCCTTCTCTCAGGGAGATGTTCTTATCGTACCTCGTCGAATGCGCCATCAATTCACCAATCCATCGAACACACCGTGCATTGATGTTCTTGACTTGCTCAGAGAACAGGTTGAGCCTCACGTGACTGACGCTGAGGGCCGGCCGTCTTTGATGCGTCTGCTGAAGCAACGGATTTCTCACGGTGGAGGTGGCGAATTATTTAGGCTGCGTATGATCGTCATGTTCATAGATAAACAACTGCCTGCTCTCCTCATAAACTGCCTCCCTGGCCCTGTACTTCTTAGTAAGTTCGCCAACCAACATCGGGCTTTTTTTAATGCTATTTTCGATGAGCTCGATATGCAGCGAAGCGACCATCTCATAGCACAGCCCATTACCATCCGCCTCACCGAAGCGCTGCTGACCATTGTTCTCAAGGAGGTAACCTCGCAAAAACAAAGTGGTTCGATCTACAAAGGTTTAGTTGATCCCGCCATTGCACGAGTAACAGCGGCAATTCTAAAAAACCCCAAACAGAAATGGAAATTAGAGGAACTGCAAGAAATTGCACATCTAAGTAAATCTGCGTTGAACACCCGATTTTCAGCATTCATGGGTATGACACCACGGCAGTTTGTCACTCATATCCGGTTATCACGCGCCAGCGAATTATTGACGAACACTTCGCTTAGCATCGCCAAAATTGCAAAGTGCTCGAACTACGGATCCGAAGCTGCTTTTAATCGTGCATTTAGTAAGTGGTGCGGAATGACGCCTGGGGCTGTAAGAATAAACTCTTGA